One part of the Sorangiineae bacterium MSr11954 genome encodes these proteins:
- a CDS encoding M20/M25/M40 family metallo-hydrolase, with protein MGAAARPRAWVVALALGVLLAAVWVSARPPAPVAEDAPAADFSAMRARAVLERLVGNGVPHPTGSEANARVREAIVAELTQLGYAPEVTARFVCGKFRSCATVRNVVARLEGRETGKAVMLASHYDSEDAAPGAADDGAGVAAMLEIARAVRVGPAPRRPVLFLFDEGEEDGLLGAQAFVDHDARARDVGAVVNFEARGTSGASLLFEMRGGSGWLADSYRRARRPRTSSLFAAIYELLPNDTDLTVFAAKGIPGVNFGIIGEPTRYHTPLDDLAHLDVASLQHHGDNGLSMLRALAEADLEAPPASAAVFFDVLGTYVIAWPQRWALPLSGVVALATALGAGLALRKGSVRKGDLGRGALAWVAGVLGAPLAAGALAMCGVAPRLWDAHPAPFLVGSVVLGMASPFVAARALFRAAEDGAPSAEGAQTASSWWGAAMGASALAVAVSVALPGASYLFALPAAAAACVALATRGAIHRWPTTAIAAPVLAAGLAWFPVLLVLYDALGTPAGAAIACGVAFVLAPAAMLAAGLAQPTARIAAAGALGASVAAAVVAAVLPHESPAAPESVLVTWHEDGDTGRARWLVAPESDDRLASAIRSAAPFGPRAENPFPWSTRRAFVADAPAQMQTHLPPPAVTIVDRHLEGHRQRVSLHIASARGARELALYAAPSASIASMSVQGTTVPTRDARARTAEGWLALTVQGSGPEGATVELVLEGDADTRLIVADRTPGLPAGNSPAQARTASEVTVDDADSTFVTRNVILPRTARAQLEELEP; from the coding sequence ATGGGCGCCGCCGCGCGACCGAGGGCGTGGGTGGTCGCGCTGGCGCTGGGCGTCTTGCTGGCCGCGGTGTGGGTCTCGGCGCGGCCTCCGGCGCCGGTGGCCGAGGACGCGCCGGCCGCGGACTTCTCCGCGATGCGCGCGCGGGCGGTGCTCGAGCGGCTCGTCGGAAATGGCGTGCCGCACCCCACGGGGAGCGAGGCCAATGCGCGGGTGCGCGAGGCCATCGTCGCGGAGCTCACGCAGCTTGGATATGCGCCGGAGGTGACGGCGCGCTTCGTTTGCGGGAAGTTTCGCTCGTGCGCGACCGTCCGCAACGTGGTGGCGCGGCTCGAGGGGCGTGAAACCGGTAAAGCGGTGATGCTCGCATCCCATTACGATTCGGAGGACGCCGCCCCCGGCGCGGCCGACGACGGGGCGGGTGTGGCCGCCATGCTGGAGATCGCGCGGGCGGTTCGGGTGGGGCCCGCGCCCCGGCGGCCGGTGCTGTTCCTCTTCGACGAGGGTGAGGAAGACGGTCTGCTCGGCGCGCAGGCGTTCGTCGATCACGACGCGCGCGCGCGCGACGTGGGGGCGGTCGTCAACTTCGAGGCGCGCGGGACGTCGGGGGCGAGTCTTTTGTTCGAGATGCGCGGCGGCTCGGGGTGGCTCGCCGATTCGTACCGGCGCGCGCGGCGGCCTCGAACGAGCTCGCTGTTCGCTGCCATTTACGAGCTCCTCCCCAATGATACCGATTTAACGGTATTTGCGGCCAAGGGAATACCCGGCGTCAACTTTGGAATCATCGGGGAGCCGACCCGCTATCATACGCCGCTCGACGATCTCGCCCACCTCGACGTCGCGAGCTTGCAGCACCACGGCGACAATGGGCTCTCGATGCTGCGCGCGCTCGCCGAGGCGGATCTCGAGGCGCCGCCCGCGTCGGCGGCCGTGTTCTTCGACGTGCTGGGGACGTACGTGATCGCCTGGCCGCAGCGGTGGGCGCTGCCGCTCTCGGGCGTCGTTGCGCTGGCGACGGCGCTCGGCGCGGGGCTCGCGCTGCGCAAGGGGAGCGTGCGCAAAGGCGATCTCGGGCGGGGGGCGCTCGCGTGGGTAGCCGGCGTGCTCGGCGCGCCGCTCGCCGCGGGCGCGCTCGCGATGTGCGGGGTGGCGCCGCGCCTGTGGGATGCGCACCCGGCGCCGTTTTTGGTCGGGTCGGTGGTGTTGGGGATGGCTTCGCCCTTCGTGGCGGCGCGCGCTCTTTTCCGGGCCGCGGAGGACGGTGCGCCGAGCGCCGAGGGCGCGCAAACCGCGTCCTCGTGGTGGGGTGCGGCGATGGGGGCTTCGGCGCTGGCCGTCGCGGTTTCCGTGGCGCTGCCGGGCGCGAGCTACCTTTTCGCCCTTCCTGCGGCCGCCGCAGCGTGTGTGGCGCTCGCGACCCGCGGCGCCATTCACCGCTGGCCCACGACGGCGATCGCGGCGCCGGTCCTGGCGGCGGGGCTCGCGTGGTTCCCAGTGCTGCTCGTCCTCTACGACGCGCTGGGCACCCCCGCGGGCGCGGCCATCGCGTGCGGCGTCGCCTTCGTGCTCGCGCCGGCCGCCATGCTCGCCGCAGGGCTCGCGCAACCTACTGCGCGCATCGCCGCCGCCGGTGCGCTGGGTGCGAGCGTGGCGGCGGCCGTGGTGGCCGCCGTGCTTCCGCATGAATCGCCGGCTGCCCCCGAGTCGGTCCTGGTCACATGGCACGAGGACGGCGACACGGGGCGCGCACGCTGGCTGGTCGCCCCCGAGTCGGACGATCGGCTCGCATCGGCCATTCGAAGCGCGGCGCCGTTTGGTCCGCGCGCCGAAAACCCGTTTCCCTGGTCCACCCGTCGCGCCTTCGTGGCGGACGCCCCCGCGCAAATGCAAACGCACCTTCCGCCGCCCGCCGTCACCATCGTCGATCGGCACCTCGAAGGCCACCGCCAGCGCGTCTCCTTGCACATCGCCTCGGCCCGCGGGGCGCGCGAGCTGGCGCTCTACGCTGCGCCCTCCGCATCCATTGCATCGATGTCCGTCCAAGGGACGACCGTCCCAACCCGCGACGCGCGCGCACGAACGGCCGAGGGCTGGCTCGCGCTCACGGTACAGGGCTCGGGTCCGGAGGGCGCGACGGTGGAGCTCGTCCTCGAGGGCGACGCCGACACGCGGCTGATCGTCGCCGATCGGACCCCCGGTCTTCCCGCGGGGAATTCTCCCGCGCAGGCCAGGACCGCCAGCGAGGTCACCGTCGACGACGCCGACAGCACCTTCGTCACCCGCAACGTCATCCTACCGCGAACCGCCCGCGCCCAGCTCGAAGAGCTCGAACCATGA
- a CDS encoding GNAT family N-acetyltransferase has translation MGSVDPCTYTLSSNESVLVRTAAPDDAAGIIHVMKDVFEERDYHLSVPDDFKGTEEEQQAWIQKFIDDPGKLMLVAEKDGVVVAVLEFENDYRQRMKHRGTVWISILRDMRSRDLGTALGISGWRWVQNNPLIEKVYMHVLHTNTRSLGLCKKMGFVEEARLHHDVKLGPGQYADVVILSQHARPHELAQVPPVTAPSPARENGAVEKHA, from the coding sequence ATGGGCTCAGTGGATCCGTGTACCTACACACTTTCGAGCAACGAGTCGGTCCTCGTGCGAACGGCGGCGCCGGACGACGCGGCGGGCATCATCCACGTGATGAAAGACGTCTTCGAGGAGCGCGACTACCACCTCTCGGTCCCCGACGATTTCAAAGGAACCGAAGAGGAGCAGCAGGCGTGGATTCAAAAGTTCATCGACGACCCCGGCAAGCTGATGCTGGTCGCCGAAAAAGACGGCGTGGTCGTGGCCGTGCTCGAGTTCGAGAACGACTACCGTCAGCGGATGAAGCACCGCGGCACCGTGTGGATCTCGATTTTGCGGGATATGCGCAGCCGTGATCTGGGCACGGCCCTGGGGATCTCGGGCTGGCGGTGGGTGCAGAACAACCCGCTCATCGAAAAGGTGTACATGCATGTATTGCACACAAACACGCGCTCCCTCGGGCTCTGCAAGAAGATGGGGTTCGTGGAGGAGGCGCGCCTTCACCACGACGTGAAGCTCGGCCCGGGCCAATACGCCGACGTGGTGATCCTCTCGCAGCACGCGCGCCCGCACGAGCTCGCGCAGGTACCGCCGGTGACCGCCCCCTCGCCCGCGCGCGAGAACGGCGCGGTGGAAAAGCACGCGTGA
- a CDS encoding MATE family efflux transporter yields MMDTEARAPARAQTLWSAFVEALRGSEQDFTEGSIGRAVFLLAVPMVAEMIMESVFALVDIFFVSKLGADAVAVVGITESILILFYAVALGLAMASAATVARRVGEKDPDGAAVAAVQSIALGLAVAAVLGVGGAVLAPELLGLLGASGAVVRAGSAYASIMLGGNVTILLLYLINAIFRGVGDAAVAMRVLWLANLANIVLCPCFIFGWGPFPELGVNGAAIATNIGRGSGILLQFILLARGSERIRIRRAHVRVHPRAMSNLLRLGASGALQVGISTASWIGLVRIITTFGSAAVAGYTIGIRLIVFALFPSVGLGNAAATLVGQNLGARKPERAERSVWVTSFFNMLLLGTVGVVFLTFTDPIIRLFTSELDVIGYGTDCLRIGTYGLLFYAFGIILEQAFNGAGDIWTPTCINLGCFWLFEIPTAYVLTHHLGMGPKGVFVSIAAAFSLFSVVAAVLFRGGRWKAQRV; encoded by the coding sequence ATGATGGACACCGAGGCCCGCGCGCCCGCGCGCGCACAAACGCTCTGGAGCGCCTTTGTCGAGGCTCTGCGCGGCAGCGAGCAAGACTTTACGGAGGGCTCCATTGGACGCGCGGTGTTCCTCCTCGCGGTCCCCATGGTGGCCGAGATGATCATGGAGTCGGTCTTCGCGCTGGTCGACATCTTCTTCGTCTCCAAGCTCGGCGCCGATGCGGTGGCGGTGGTCGGCATCACCGAATCCATTCTCATCCTCTTTTACGCCGTAGCGCTGGGCCTCGCCATGGCCAGCGCGGCCACCGTCGCGCGCCGCGTTGGCGAGAAAGATCCCGATGGCGCCGCGGTGGCCGCCGTTCAATCCATTGCGCTCGGCCTCGCGGTCGCGGCCGTCCTCGGCGTGGGCGGCGCCGTGCTGGCGCCCGAGCTCCTGGGGCTGCTGGGCGCCTCCGGCGCGGTGGTGCGCGCCGGCTCCGCCTACGCGTCGATCATGCTGGGCGGCAATGTCACCATCCTTCTTCTTTATTTGATCAACGCCATCTTTCGCGGCGTGGGCGATGCCGCGGTGGCCATGCGCGTGCTCTGGCTCGCCAATCTGGCCAATATCGTTTTATGTCCCTGTTTCATATTCGGCTGGGGCCCCTTCCCCGAGCTGGGGGTGAATGGTGCCGCCATCGCGACGAATATCGGCCGCGGTAGTGGCATTTTGCTTCAATTCATTCTTCTGGCGCGCGGCTCGGAGCGAATCCGGATTCGCCGCGCGCATGTGCGCGTGCACCCGCGGGCCATGTCGAACCTGCTGCGGCTGGGCGCCAGCGGCGCGCTGCAGGTGGGGATCAGCACCGCCAGTTGGATTGGATTGGTGCGAATCATCACCACCTTCGGCAGCGCGGCCGTCGCCGGATATACCATTGGTATTCGCCTCATCGTCTTTGCGCTTTTCCCGTCGGTCGGATTGGGCAACGCCGCCGCCACCCTGGTGGGGCAAAACCTCGGCGCGCGAAAGCCGGAGCGCGCCGAGCGCAGCGTGTGGGTGACGAGCTTCTTCAACATGCTGCTGCTCGGCACCGTCGGCGTCGTGTTTTTGACATTCACGGATCCCATCATTCGTCTCTTCACGAGCGAGCTCGATGTCATCGGCTACGGCACCGATTGCCTTCGCATCGGCACCTACGGTCTCCTCTTTTACGCCTTTGGGATCATCCTCGAACAAGCCTTCAACGGCGCCGGCGATATCTGGACGCCCACCTGCATCAACCTCGGGTGCTTCTGGCTCTTCGAGATCCCAACGGCCTATGTGCTGACCCACCACCTCGGAATGGGCCCCAAAGGCGTCTTCGTCTCCATCGCCGCCGCCTTTTCGCTCTTCTCCGTGGTAGCCGCCGTTCTGTTTCGGGGTGGCCGGTGGAAGGCGCAGCGGGTTTAG
- a CDS encoding nitronate monooxygenase — MSPSEKLCRRFGIRLPIVQAPIGRVASPELASAVTRAGGLGQLACTWDSPDDLRARIDATRALAKGPFAVNFVLDFPIEEKLALALDRGVPVVSFFWGVSEEHIARVHLAGGLALQTVGSVNEAILAAKAGADAIVAQGYEAGGHVRSNVSTFILVPRVVDAVGDIPVLAAGGIADARGVRAALALGAAGVWVGTRFLASTEADIHPVYQERIVSASEEDTVYSELFDIGWPNAPLRTLRNSTVRAWEEAGRPLSPHRPGEGQIIGKRASGADMLRYDFGSPTRLATGETEAMAHYAGQGVGLVRAVRSAADIVEELAAGLATS, encoded by the coding sequence ATGAGCCCGTCCGAAAAACTCTGCCGTCGCTTTGGAATACGACTTCCCATCGTCCAAGCCCCCATCGGAAGGGTGGCCTCCCCGGAGCTCGCCTCCGCCGTCACGCGCGCGGGCGGGCTGGGGCAGCTCGCCTGTACCTGGGACTCCCCCGACGATCTCCGCGCGCGCATCGATGCGACGCGCGCGTTGGCCAAAGGGCCGTTCGCCGTCAACTTCGTGCTCGACTTCCCCATCGAGGAAAAGCTCGCCCTCGCGCTCGATCGCGGTGTCCCCGTGGTCTCGTTCTTCTGGGGCGTCTCCGAAGAGCACATCGCGCGCGTTCACCTCGCAGGGGGGCTCGCCCTTCAAACCGTGGGCTCCGTGAACGAAGCCATCCTCGCGGCCAAGGCCGGCGCCGACGCCATCGTCGCACAAGGCTACGAGGCAGGCGGACACGTTCGCAGCAATGTCTCCACCTTCATCCTCGTTCCGCGCGTGGTCGATGCCGTCGGCGACATCCCCGTCCTCGCCGCGGGCGGCATCGCCGATGCGCGCGGCGTGCGGGCTGCTCTGGCGCTCGGCGCCGCCGGCGTCTGGGTGGGAACGCGCTTTCTCGCCTCCACCGAGGCGGACATTCACCCCGTCTACCAAGAGCGCATCGTCTCCGCCTCCGAGGAGGACACAGTCTACTCGGAGCTCTTCGACATCGGCTGGCCCAACGCCCCGCTCCGAACCCTTCGAAACAGCACGGTGCGCGCCTGGGAAGAAGCCGGAAGACCGCTTTCGCCCCATCGCCCGGGCGAAGGCCAAATCATCGGCAAGCGCGCGAGCGGCGCCGACATGCTCCGCTACGACTTCGGCTCACCGACGCGGCTCGCCACCGGCGAAACGGAGGCGATGGCGCATTATGCGGGCCAGGGCGTCGGCCTGGTGCGCGCCGTTCGCTCCGCCGCCGACATCGTCGAGGAGCTGGCCGCGGGGCTCGCGACTTCGTAG